A window of the Halobacterium hubeiense genome harbors these coding sequences:
- a CDS encoding DUF6517 family protein: MNRRRFLGAAGVVGLGALAGCSGAVGSVAPPSVPEDQLSEGGWTKTDETEQTVFEQSYGPVTVTAKSTAVTYEDEALAADVREKTLGKIDGTLALYSASHINFSPDLNNLPGGVGRAELLSEVQSAAEDQFEQRMRDTGLENVTKTGEAEFETDSGATPGITTFSAEYPVGTLEYEASGETFTIEGGAIEVAGDLAVWNAGDYVVVAGGAYPGENFATTTEKDLSEAITVTVDIDLGLAPSEYEQEVRGLMAATE, encoded by the coding sequence ATGAACCGACGCAGATTTCTCGGCGCGGCCGGCGTCGTCGGGCTCGGCGCGCTCGCGGGCTGTTCGGGCGCCGTCGGCTCCGTCGCGCCGCCCAGCGTCCCCGAAGACCAGCTCTCGGAGGGCGGGTGGACGAAGACCGACGAGACCGAGCAGACCGTCTTCGAGCAGAGCTACGGCCCAGTCACGGTCACCGCGAAGTCAACGGCCGTGACCTACGAGGACGAGGCGCTCGCCGCCGACGTCCGCGAGAAGACCCTCGGCAAAATCGACGGCACGCTGGCCCTCTACTCGGCGTCGCACATCAACTTCTCCCCGGACCTCAACAACCTCCCGGGCGGCGTCGGCCGCGCGGAACTGCTCTCGGAGGTCCAGAGCGCCGCCGAAGACCAGTTCGAGCAGCGGATGCGGGACACCGGGCTGGAGAACGTCACGAAGACCGGCGAGGCGGAGTTCGAGACCGACTCCGGCGCCACCCCCGGCATCACGACGTTCAGCGCGGAGTACCCCGTGGGGACGCTGGAGTACGAGGCCAGCGGCGAGACGTTCACCATCGAGGGCGGCGCAATCGAGGTCGCGGGCGACCTCGCGGTGTGGAACGCCGGCGACTACGTGGTCGTGGCAGGGGGCGCGTACCCCGGCGAGAACTTCGCGACGACCACCGAGAAGGACCTCTCGGAGGCCATCACCGTGACGGTGGACATCGACCTCGGGCTCGCGCCCAGCGAGTACGAGCAGGAAGTCCGCGGGCTGATGGCGGCAACAGAATGA
- a CDS encoding enoyl-CoA hydratase/isomerase family protein, which translates to MLRVEDDDAVRVVTLDRPAARNALTPDALDDLRDAVTDADQPVVYVHGAGDAFCAGADLDTVRDLDGPRGEAFARRGQRTMNAIEDADSVVVAGVDGAARGGGVELALACDVRVCTADATFAEPGVSFGLFGAWGGTRRLPEAVGATHAADLSLSGRTVDAETAREIGLVSRVVADPRAVAAEIAANDSAALGELADLLAAETDRETSDRAEAHAFARLLADEPFES; encoded by the coding sequence ATGCTTCGCGTGGAAGACGACGATGCCGTCCGCGTGGTGACCCTCGACCGGCCGGCCGCCCGGAACGCGCTCACGCCCGACGCGCTCGACGACCTCCGTGACGCCGTGACGGACGCCGACCAGCCGGTCGTCTACGTCCACGGCGCCGGCGACGCGTTCTGCGCGGGTGCCGACCTCGACACCGTCCGGGACCTCGACGGGCCTCGCGGCGAGGCGTTCGCGCGCCGCGGCCAGCGCACGATGAACGCAATCGAGGACGCGGACAGCGTCGTCGTCGCGGGCGTGGACGGCGCGGCCCGCGGCGGTGGCGTCGAACTCGCGCTCGCCTGCGACGTCCGCGTCTGCACGGCGGACGCGACGTTCGCCGAGCCCGGCGTCTCCTTCGGCCTGTTCGGCGCGTGGGGCGGCACCCGCCGGCTCCCCGAAGCGGTCGGGGCGACGCACGCCGCGGACCTCTCGCTGTCCGGGCGCACCGTCGACGCCGAGACCGCCCGCGAAATCGGACTCGTCTCCAGAGTGGTCGCGGACCCGCGCGCGGTCGCCGCGGAAATCGCGGCCAACGACTCCGCCGCACTCGGCGAACTCGCGGACTTGCTCGCCGCAGAAACGGACCGCGAAACCTCCGACCGCGCGGAAGCCCACGCGTTCGCGCGCCTCCTCGCCGACGAGCCGTTCGAGAGCTAG
- a CDS encoding inorganic phosphate transporter has product MTETLLVAGALIACFVAYNVGGSTTGPAFGPAVGADAISKVTAAALMSVCFFAGAWTLGRRVVDTLGEGLLADPGVFTLPVSITVLFFVGGALLVGNLSGAPASTSMTAVGAIVGLGIAADSVNWTVVGEIAIWWLVSPAIGFWVSVMAGRYFYPRIDHVFAIDQSDGPLLVVERDGVLPRPALGPNTTRREFVGTVVVVAIGCLMAFSSGTSNVANAIAPLVGSGELGMNTGILVGSAAVAVGAFTIARRTMETLGNDITDLPLTAAIVVAVISSTVVVALSAAGIPASFVVIATMSIVGLGWGQATRTFELADAVRGRASPRVSVGALSDDDAPTVGDPERDGEDATREIGARAAEDLPDSSELFDPSTTVRVVAMQNLVPVAATVGSFVAFELFFFG; this is encoded by the coding sequence GTGACGGAGACACTGCTCGTCGCCGGCGCCCTCATCGCGTGTTTCGTGGCGTACAACGTCGGCGGGTCGACGACCGGCCCCGCGTTCGGGCCGGCGGTCGGCGCGGACGCCATCTCGAAGGTCACCGCCGCCGCGCTCATGTCGGTGTGTTTCTTCGCCGGCGCGTGGACGCTCGGCCGCCGCGTCGTCGACACCCTCGGCGAGGGACTGCTCGCCGACCCCGGCGTGTTCACGCTGCCGGTGAGCATCACCGTCCTGTTCTTCGTCGGCGGCGCGCTCCTCGTCGGGAACCTCTCGGGCGCGCCTGCCTCCACGTCGATGACGGCCGTCGGCGCCATCGTCGGACTCGGCATCGCCGCCGACAGCGTGAACTGGACGGTCGTCGGCGAAATCGCCATCTGGTGGCTGGTCTCGCCGGCCATCGGCTTCTGGGTGTCGGTGATGGCGGGTCGGTACTTCTACCCCCGCATCGACCACGTCTTCGCCATCGACCAGAGCGACGGCCCGCTGCTCGTCGTCGAACGCGACGGCGTCCTCCCGCGGCCCGCGCTCGGCCCGAACACCACGCGGCGGGAGTTCGTCGGCACGGTGGTCGTCGTCGCCATCGGGTGTCTGATGGCGTTCAGTTCGGGGACGAGCAACGTCGCCAACGCCATCGCGCCGCTCGTGGGCAGCGGCGAACTCGGGATGAACACCGGTATCCTCGTCGGGTCGGCGGCCGTCGCGGTCGGCGCGTTCACCATCGCGCGCCGCACGATGGAGACGCTGGGCAACGACATCACCGACCTCCCGCTGACCGCGGCCATCGTCGTCGCCGTCATCAGTTCCACCGTCGTCGTCGCGCTGTCGGCCGCGGGCATCCCCGCGAGCTTCGTCGTCATTGCCACCATGTCCATCGTCGGCCTCGGCTGGGGGCAGGCGACGCGCACGTTCGAACTCGCGGACGCGGTCCGCGGCCGCGCGTCGCCGCGCGTGTCCGTCGGCGCGCTCTCCGACGACGACGCGCCGACCGTCGGCGACCCGGAGCGGGACGGCGAGGACGCGACCCGCGAAATCGGCGCTCGCGCCGCCGAGGACCTCCCCGACAGCTCCGAGCTGTTCGACCCGTCGACGACCGTCCGCGTCGTCGCGATGCAGAACCTCGTCCCGGTCGCCGCGACGGTCGGGTCGTTCGTCGCCTTCGAGCTGTTCTTCTTCGGCTGA
- a CDS encoding NAD+ synthase, which translates to MTAPDTISPLDLRFSESELAARRDRIQSFVRETLEDAGADRCVLGLSGGIDSTTVAHLAVDELGTDAVHGLVMPGEVSSEQNMSDAERVAEDLDIEYDVVEIDRVVDLLTELYPAAEGDQLAVGNARARTRAVLNYLVANHENAVVLGTGNRTEALAGYFTKYGDGAVDCHPIGNLYKMQVRQLARDLGVDDDLVTKTPTAELWADQTDEQELGVDYDTIDAVLALHVDGNVPASATADHLGIPDGVVETVRGLYERSEHKRAVPPTP; encoded by the coding sequence ATGACTGCGCCAGACACGATTTCGCCGCTGGACCTGCGGTTCTCGGAGTCGGAGTTGGCCGCGCGCCGGGACCGCATCCAGTCGTTCGTGCGGGAGACGCTGGAGGACGCGGGCGCGGACCGCTGCGTGCTCGGGCTGTCGGGCGGCATCGACTCGACGACGGTCGCGCACCTCGCCGTGGACGAACTCGGGACCGACGCCGTCCACGGGCTCGTGATGCCGGGCGAGGTGTCCAGCGAGCAGAACATGAGCGACGCCGAGCGCGTCGCCGAGGACCTCGACATCGAGTACGACGTCGTGGAAATCGACCGGGTCGTGGACCTCCTGACGGAGCTCTATCCGGCCGCGGAGGGCGACCAGCTCGCGGTCGGGAACGCGCGCGCTCGGACCCGCGCCGTGCTGAACTACCTCGTCGCGAACCACGAGAACGCCGTCGTGCTCGGCACGGGCAACCGCACGGAGGCGCTGGCGGGCTACTTCACGAAGTACGGGGACGGCGCGGTGGACTGCCACCCCATCGGGAACCTCTACAAGATGCAGGTCCGCCAGCTCGCGCGCGACCTCGGCGTCGACGACGACCTCGTGACGAAGACGCCGACCGCGGAGCTGTGGGCCGACCAGACCGACGAACAGGAGCTCGGCGTGGACTACGACACCATCGACGCGGTGCTGGCGCTGCACGTGGACGGGAACGTCCCGGCGAGCGCGACGGCCGACCACCTGGGGATTCCCGACGGCGTCGTGGAGACGGTGCGCGGGCTCTACGAGCGCAGCGAGCACAAGCGCGCGGTGCCGCCGACGCCCTAG
- a CDS encoding glutathione S-transferase N-terminal domain-containing protein produces MLELYQSEGCPHCAKVREKLSELGVSYVTHNPRLPGGAGGDVTNEQTYEELQNGGEDQIPYLVDTAREEALYESDDIVEYLDEHYA; encoded by the coding sequence ATGCTGGAACTGTACCAGTCGGAAGGCTGCCCGCACTGCGCGAAAGTCCGCGAGAAGCTCTCGGAGCTCGGCGTCTCCTACGTCACCCACAACCCCCGACTCCCGGGTGGCGCGGGCGGCGACGTCACGAACGAACAGACCTACGAGGAACTCCAGAACGGCGGCGAGGACCAGATTCCGTACCTCGTGGACACCGCCCGCGAGGAAGCCCTCTACGAGAGCGACGACATCGTCGAGTACCTCGACGAGCACTACGCCTGA
- a CDS encoding DUF7384 family protein, translating into MNDVNPARVAADADVLAADVFVDGDARAALDHARSHSWVELVASDQLLDDAEAVIAALGDSDLAADWRERIEDEATLVSHPEGDQPALGAAHAADAAHVLTYDESLRSARTGMELKGRVDVSVKAPDAFARLFDPEKLYPTVVGGDYPGPDRDPRE; encoded by the coding sequence ATGAATGACGTGAACCCCGCGCGGGTCGCCGCCGACGCGGACGTGCTCGCCGCGGACGTCTTCGTGGACGGCGACGCGCGCGCCGCGCTCGACCACGCGCGCTCGCACTCGTGGGTCGAACTGGTCGCCAGCGACCAGCTGCTCGACGACGCCGAAGCCGTGATTGCGGCGCTCGGCGACTCCGACCTCGCCGCCGACTGGCGCGAACGAATCGAGGACGAAGCGACGCTCGTGAGTCACCCGGAGGGCGACCAGCCGGCGCTCGGCGCCGCACACGCGGCCGACGCCGCGCACGTCCTCACGTACGACGAGAGCCTGCGCTCGGCGCGCACCGGGATGGAACTGAAGGGCCGCGTGGACGTCAGCGTGAAGGCGCCGGACGCGTTCGCGCGGCTGTTCGACCCAGAGAAGCTGTATCCGACGGTCGTCGGGGGGGACTACCCCGGGCCGGACCGCGACCCGCGCGAGTAA
- a CDS encoding DUF5808 domain-containing protein, whose translation MVEKPSSGELFGVPYNFERPKLSRMLESYWQPGEGMLVEKPFGIGYTLNLANWRSWVVLAVAGVLLWQQQQSEDDEDDGAVEEAVEVVVDD comes from the coding sequence ATGGTCGAGAAACCGTCCAGCGGCGAACTGTTCGGCGTGCCGTACAACTTCGAGCGCCCGAAGCTCAGCCGGATGCTGGAGTCCTACTGGCAGCCCGGCGAGGGGATGCTCGTGGAGAAGCCGTTCGGCATCGGCTACACGCTGAACCTCGCGAACTGGCGGTCGTGGGTGGTGCTGGCGGTCGCTGGCGTGCTGCTCTGGCAGCAACAGCAGAGCGAGGACGACGAGGACGACGGTGCCGTCGAGGAGGCCGTCGAGGTCGTCGTCGACGACTAA
- a CDS encoding DUF7577 domain-containing protein, translating to MEWGLFVVAVLVVAALQFAVWRRLQSEDAGAPDSPGVGDGASPADVSSSTTDDATSLLCPSCGAENDASYRFCCECVAQLQP from the coding sequence ATGGAATGGGGGTTGTTCGTGGTCGCGGTGCTGGTCGTGGCGGCCCTACAGTTCGCCGTGTGGCGACGCCTCCAGAGCGAGGACGCCGGCGCGCCCGACTCCCCGGGCGTCGGCGATGGCGCCTCACCCGCCGACGTCTCGTCCTCGACGACTGACGACGCCACGAGCCTGCTGTGTCCGTCCTGTGGCGCGGAGAACGACGCCAGCTATCGGTTCTGCTGCGAGTGCGTCGCGCAGCTACAGCCGTGA
- a CDS encoding aldo/keto reductase, with amino-acid sequence MTPPTKTLPSGDELPAIGVGTWDIGGDTVRDAVRAGLDAGYAHVDTAEGYGNEAEIGDVLAEYDRDDVFLTSKVLPKHLDYESVIESCEATLDRLGTDYLDLYLVHWPNPAISLRETMDAMATLHEQGKIRNVGVSNFSAYQLSCAHHVSDVPIAVNQIEYHPWNTQDDVVDYCRETDTVVEAAAPLARTEVFADDTVQAVAEKYERSPAEVVLRWAIENDVVPLPKSSTPEHVRANLDVLDWELDDEDHARIDDIDHHQPVYDFPARDWTDDTYGISE; translated from the coding sequence ATGACACCACCGACGAAGACACTCCCGAGTGGCGACGAACTCCCCGCAATCGGCGTCGGCACGTGGGACATCGGCGGCGACACCGTCCGCGACGCCGTGCGCGCCGGCCTCGACGCCGGCTACGCGCACGTCGACACCGCCGAGGGCTACGGCAACGAAGCCGAAATCGGGGACGTGCTCGCGGAGTACGACCGCGACGACGTCTTCCTCACGTCGAAAGTCCTCCCGAAACACCTCGACTACGAATCTGTCATCGAGTCCTGCGAAGCGACCCTGGACCGGCTCGGCACCGACTACCTCGACCTCTACCTCGTCCACTGGCCGAACCCCGCCATCTCGCTGCGGGAGACGATGGACGCGATGGCGACGCTCCACGAGCAGGGCAAGATTCGGAACGTCGGCGTCTCGAACTTCAGCGCCTACCAGCTCAGCTGCGCGCACCACGTCAGCGACGTCCCCATCGCCGTCAACCAGATCGAGTACCACCCGTGGAACACCCAGGACGACGTCGTCGACTACTGCCGGGAGACCGACACCGTCGTCGAAGCCGCCGCGCCGCTGGCGCGCACCGAGGTCTTCGCCGACGACACGGTGCAGGCAGTCGCCGAGAAGTACGAGCGCTCGCCCGCCGAAGTCGTGCTCCGATGGGCCATCGAAAACGACGTCGTCCCGCTCCCGAAGTCCTCGACGCCCGAGCACGTCCGCGCGAACCTCGACGTCCTCGACTGGGAGCTCGACGACGAAGACCACGCGCGCATCGACGACATCGACCACCACCAGCCCGTCTACGACTTCCCCGCGCGGGACTGGACCGACGACACGTACGGCATCTCCGAGTAG
- a CDS encoding acyltransferase, with product MTKRHVSLPDDAEATLRGFVSEVDDRLAAASGPEELADAVTETLVDLHGARDAYESWQNDEHVSPTEAARLANFDPRNATLESEYYAEKDEDAFARSKPLQWLWRQFDNTPLADNVEFALRFRRMLAGHLFESVGDGVRLFKGISMTYGHNIELGDNVVVHDDVHLDDRGELTVGDRASVSDGVHVYTHDHDVVDQTHVDNYRTVIGDDARVTQGALVRAGVRVGENAIVGSRAVVQNDVPDHHIAVGMPAKSIKVKPGWESVAEPIEDAGENRQEQRRIDYDLPDDLDAFDEFQRDLHPPDA from the coding sequence ATGACCAAGCGCCACGTCTCCCTCCCGGACGACGCGGAGGCGACCCTCCGCGGGTTCGTCTCGGAGGTGGACGACCGACTCGCGGCCGCGAGCGGACCCGAGGAACTCGCGGACGCCGTCACGGAAACGCTCGTGGACCTCCACGGCGCCCGCGACGCCTACGAGAGCTGGCAGAACGACGAGCACGTCTCCCCGACCGAGGCCGCGCGGCTGGCGAACTTCGACCCCCGGAACGCCACGCTCGAATCCGAGTACTACGCCGAGAAGGACGAGGACGCGTTCGCGCGCTCGAAGCCCCTGCAGTGGCTGTGGCGGCAGTTCGACAACACGCCGCTGGCGGACAACGTGGAGTTCGCGCTGCGCTTCCGCCGGATGCTCGCCGGCCACCTCTTCGAGAGCGTCGGCGACGGCGTCCGCCTGTTCAAGGGCATCTCGATGACGTACGGCCACAACATCGAGCTGGGGGACAACGTCGTCGTCCACGACGACGTCCACCTCGACGACCGCGGCGAACTCACCGTCGGGGACCGCGCGAGCGTCAGCGACGGCGTCCACGTCTACACGCACGACCACGACGTCGTCGACCAAACGCACGTCGACAACTACCGCACGGTCATCGGCGACGACGCGCGCGTGACGCAGGGCGCGCTCGTCCGCGCCGGCGTCCGCGTCGGCGAGAACGCCATCGTCGGGTCGCGGGCGGTCGTCCAGAACGACGTCCCCGACCACCACATCGCGGTCGGGATGCCCGCCAAGAGCATCAAGGTCAAGCCCGGCTGGGAGTCCGTCGCCGAACCAATCGAGGACGCGGGCGAGAACCGACAGGAACAACGCCGCATCGACTACGACCTCCCCGACGACCTCGACGCGTTCGACGAGTTCCAGCGCGACCTGCACCCGCCGGACGCCTGA
- a CDS encoding Nmad3 family putative nucleotide modification protein, translating into MTRAVAINVAANTNQPGFRGPLRADGSFVYVPIPESEPTSEPAPTYGDLDLPIEIPDDLRETPVHLDPSFAAYPCCERYTYGDPHGLKARPLLDLDAGDRVYFYATLDAPDEPTPWMADDWGTYVIGDFELARDPVTGEEFEGLPESERAAFAGNAHLKRDPIDADVLLAGTDDSRLYDYAVPLSGARGVDANRAVTEWSGDSGKGPWWRRPLRYDDAGHERLREWVQRESYPPVR; encoded by the coding sequence GTGACGCGCGCGGTCGCCATCAACGTCGCGGCGAACACGAACCAGCCGGGGTTCCGCGGGCCGCTGCGCGCGGACGGCTCGTTCGTCTACGTTCCGATTCCCGAGAGCGAACCGACCAGCGAGCCCGCGCCGACGTACGGGGACCTCGACCTCCCCATCGAGATTCCCGACGACCTCCGCGAGACGCCGGTCCACCTCGACCCCTCGTTCGCGGCGTACCCGTGCTGCGAGCGCTACACGTACGGCGACCCGCACGGCCTGAAAGCCCGCCCGCTGTTGGACCTCGACGCCGGCGACCGCGTCTACTTCTACGCGACCCTCGACGCCCCCGACGAGCCGACGCCGTGGATGGCCGACGACTGGGGAACCTACGTCATCGGCGACTTCGAACTCGCGCGCGACCCCGTGACCGGCGAGGAGTTCGAGGGCCTGCCCGAATCGGAGCGCGCGGCGTTCGCGGGGAACGCCCACCTGAAGCGCGACCCCATCGACGCCGACGTGCTGCTGGCGGGCACCGACGACTCGCGGCTCTACGACTACGCCGTCCCGCTGAGCGGCGCGCGCGGCGTCGACGCCAACCGAGCGGTCACGGAGTGGTCCGGCGACTCCGGGAAGGGGCCGTGGTGGCGGCGGCCGCTGCGCTACGACGACGCCGGCCACGAGCGCCTCCGCGAGTGGGTCCAGCGGGAGTCGTACCCGCCGGTTCGCTGA
- a CDS encoding DUF7501 family protein, whose amino-acid sequence MATKNPSTDAREPTKHESDPHECPFCGEYVASPGKGFMLHVEENPECDADFDAWRDRVADDVPGGWGG is encoded by the coding sequence ATGGCCACGAAGAATCCCAGCACGGACGCACGCGAACCGACCAAACACGAATCGGACCCCCACGAGTGCCCGTTCTGCGGCGAGTACGTCGCCTCGCCCGGGAAGGGGTTCATGCTGCACGTCGAGGAGAACCCCGAGTGCGACGCGGACTTCGACGCGTGGCGCGACCGCGTCGCCGACGACGTGCCGGGCGGGTGGGGCGGCTAA
- the rdgB gene encoding RdgB/HAM1 family non-canonical purine NTP pyrophosphatase: MRTLRFVTTNPGKVREAEQYLSDVYDVTQHDYDYAEIQSDELADIAARGAEDAYEAQDADVPIIVDDAGLFVRALDGFPGPYSSYVEDTLGIERVWDLAEDLEDRRGAFRCTVAYTDGDVTETFSGAVQGTVVAPRGDGGFGYDPIFEHDGETFAEMDTERKNALSHRGRALAKLADWLAEREN, encoded by the coding sequence ATGCGCACGCTCCGGTTCGTGACGACGAATCCCGGGAAGGTCCGGGAGGCAGAACAGTACCTCAGCGACGTCTACGACGTCACCCAGCACGACTACGACTACGCCGAGATTCAGAGCGACGAGCTCGCCGACATCGCCGCGCGCGGCGCCGAGGACGCCTACGAGGCGCAGGACGCCGACGTCCCCATCATCGTTGACGATGCCGGCCTGTTCGTCCGCGCGCTCGACGGGTTCCCGGGGCCGTACTCGTCGTACGTCGAGGACACGCTCGGAATCGAGCGCGTCTGGGACCTCGCCGAGGACCTCGAAGACCGCCGCGGCGCGTTCCGCTGCACGGTCGCGTACACGGACGGCGACGTGACCGAGACGTTCTCCGGGGCCGTGCAGGGCACCGTCGTCGCGCCGCGCGGCGACGGCGGGTTCGGCTACGACCCCATCTTCGAGCACGACGGCGAGACGTTCGCGGAGATGGACACCGAGCGGAAGAACGCGCTCAGCCACCGCGGCCGCGCGCTCGCGAAGCTCGCGGACTGGCTGGCCGAGCGAGAGAACTGA
- a CDS encoding DUF7114 family protein: MEEAEQARAAARDAVADIEPDGLRAVIDDHVASSSMLPGVLTMLSARVVDGSVDDDAVTRRAAGVQLIYEGLRTTRDLVAEEPWAHTDEQDPSDDLDVLAADVLVARGFRLLARTEAAGHAVQTVREFGRQQTDEQEGRTSASRSLESNVFELAAIAGGTAAGGETPVALRQYVVGLADNAAVPLPGAGDALPEGVEDVMARVGERQGDERVSPTSTADR; this comes from the coding sequence ATGGAGGAGGCCGAGCAGGCGCGGGCTGCCGCCCGGGACGCCGTCGCGGACATCGAACCCGACGGCCTCCGGGCGGTCATCGACGACCACGTCGCGTCGTCCTCGATGCTCCCCGGCGTACTCACGATGCTGAGCGCCCGCGTCGTCGACGGTTCGGTCGACGACGACGCGGTGACGCGGCGAGCGGCGGGCGTCCAGCTCATCTACGAGGGGCTGCGCACGACGCGGGACCTCGTCGCCGAGGAGCCGTGGGCGCACACCGACGAACAGGACCCCAGCGACGACCTCGACGTGCTCGCGGCGGACGTGCTCGTCGCGCGCGGCTTCCGACTGCTCGCGCGCACCGAGGCCGCCGGGCACGCGGTCCAGACGGTCCGCGAGTTCGGCCGCCAGCAGACCGACGAACAGGAGGGGCGGACGTCGGCGTCGCGCTCGCTGGAGTCGAACGTCTTCGAACTCGCGGCCATCGCGGGCGGCACCGCGGCGGGCGGCGAGACCCCGGTCGCGCTGCGCCAGTACGTCGTCGGCCTCGCGGACAACGCCGCCGTTCCGTTGCCGGGCGCGGGCGACGCGCTCCCCGAGGGCGTCGAGGACGTGATGGCGCGCGTCGGCGAGCGGCAGGGCGACGAGCGGGTCAGCCCCACGTCGACTGCGGACCGCTGA
- a CDS encoding bifunctional N(6)-L-threonylcarbamoyladenine synthase/serine/threonine protein kinase: MRVLGIEGTAWCASAALYDSETDSVVIESDAYQPDSGGIHPREAAEHMRSAIPAVVETILDESDGRVDAVAFSRGPGLGPCLRIVGSAARALAQTLDVPLVGVNHMVAHLEIGRHRSGFDAPVCLNASGANAHVLAFRNGRYRVLGETMDTGVGNALDKFTRHVGWSHPGGPKVESHAKDGEYTDLPYVVKGMDFSFSGIMSAAKQEYDSGTPVEDVCRGLEETVFAMLAEVAERALSLTGRDELVLGGGVAQNDRLRGMLEAMCEQRGADFFAPEPRFLRDNAGMIAVLGEKMARAGDTLEIEDSAIDSNFRPDEVPVTWREPEPPARPDRDILQGAEATVTFADDHVTKARLPKEYRHPSLDARLRRDRTVLEARLTSEARRHGVPTPLVWDVDVPESTLTLQRVGDTDLRDALTESRVRDVGRHLATIHDAGFVHGDPTTRNVRVADGDDRTFLIDFGLGYYTDDVEDYAMDCHVFEQSLAGTADDPEPLTAAFEAAYREAGDASVLDQLRAIEGRGRYQ; this comes from the coding sequence ATGCGGGTTCTCGGAATCGAAGGCACAGCGTGGTGTGCGAGCGCGGCGCTGTACGATTCCGAGACTGATTCTGTCGTCATCGAGTCCGACGCCTACCAGCCCGACAGCGGCGGCATCCACCCGCGGGAGGCCGCCGAGCACATGCGGTCGGCGATTCCTGCGGTCGTCGAAACCATCCTCGACGAGAGCGACGGCCGAGTAGACGCGGTGGCGTTCTCCCGCGGCCCCGGACTGGGGCCGTGCCTGCGCATCGTCGGCTCCGCGGCGCGCGCGCTCGCCCAGACGCTGGACGTCCCACTGGTGGGCGTGAATCATATGGTCGCGCACCTCGAAATCGGCCGCCACCGCTCGGGCTTCGACGCGCCCGTCTGTTTGAACGCCAGCGGTGCGAACGCGCACGTGCTGGCGTTCCGGAACGGCCGCTACCGCGTGCTCGGGGAGACGATGGACACGGGCGTCGGGAACGCCCTCGACAAGTTCACGCGCCACGTCGGCTGGTCGCATCCCGGCGGCCCGAAGGTCGAGTCCCACGCGAAAGACGGCGAGTACACGGACCTGCCGTACGTCGTGAAGGGGATGGACTTCTCGTTCTCGGGCATCATGAGCGCCGCCAAGCAGGAGTACGACAGCGGCACGCCCGTCGAGGACGTCTGCCGGGGGCTCGAAGAGACGGTGTTCGCGATGCTCGCGGAGGTCGCCGAGCGCGCGCTCTCGCTGACCGGCCGCGACGAACTCGTCCTCGGCGGCGGCGTCGCGCAGAACGACCGCCTGCGGGGGATGCTGGAAGCGATGTGCGAGCAGCGCGGCGCCGACTTCTTCGCGCCCGAACCCCGCTTCCTGCGGGACAACGCGGGGATGATAGCGGTGCTCGGCGAGAAGATGGCGCGCGCCGGCGACACCCTCGAAATCGAGGATTCGGCCATCGACTCGAACTTCCGCCCCGACGAGGTGCCGGTGACGTGGCGCGAGCCCGAACCGCCCGCGCGCCCCGACCGCGACATCCTGCAGGGCGCGGAGGCCACGGTCACGTTCGCGGACGACCACGTGACGAAGGCGCGGCTCCCGAAGGAGTACCGCCACCCGTCGCTGGACGCGCGCCTGCGCCGCGACCGCACCGTCCTCGAAGCCCGCTTGACGAGCGAGGCGCGCCGCCACGGCGTCCCCACGCCGCTGGTCTGGGACGTGGACGTGCCCGAGTCCACGCTGACGCTCCAGCGCGTCGGCGACACCGACCTTCGGGACGCCCTCACCGAGTCCCGCGTCCGGGACGTGGGCCGCCACCTAGCGACGATTCACGACGCTGGGTTCGTGCACGGGGACCCGACGACGCGAAATGTTCGAGTGGCGGACGGCGACGACCGCACGTTCCTCATCGACTTCGGCTTGGGCTACTACACGGACGACGTGGAGGACTACGCGATGGACTGCCACGTCTTCGAGCAGAGCCTCGCCGGCACCGCTGACGACCCCGAGCCGCTGACGGCGGCGTTCGAGGCCGCGTACCGCGAGGCGGGCGACGCGTCGGTCCTCGACCAACTGCGCGCCATCGAGGGGCGCGGCCGCTACCAGTAG